The following are from one region of the Leptospira yasudae genome:
- a CDS encoding dihydrofolate reductase family protein yields MRKIIFAINITTDGYCSHTGMIADEKVHKYFADLLRNIGVILYGRITYQLMVPYWPDIAKSQSESEATNEFARVFDSLEKVLFSTTLKQAPEAKTRLVHANLIEEVLSLKQQPGKDIAVGSLSIASQLTERHLIDEYRFVVHPVIAGKGPRLFDTARLEETMKLDFLDSEVFPSGTTALHYKKRL; encoded by the coding sequence ATGAGAAAAATTATTTTCGCCATCAATATAACCACCGACGGGTATTGCAGCCACACAGGAATGATCGCTGATGAGAAAGTGCACAAATACTTTGCCGATCTTTTGCGTAATATAGGCGTTATACTTTATGGCAGGATCACGTATCAACTCATGGTTCCTTATTGGCCCGATATCGCTAAAAGTCAATCGGAGTCGGAAGCAACCAACGAGTTTGCGCGCGTGTTCGATTCTCTCGAAAAGGTTTTATTTTCCACTACATTGAAGCAAGCGCCCGAAGCAAAGACAAGGCTCGTTCACGCGAATCTTATCGAAGAAGTTCTCTCGTTGAAGCAACAACCTGGAAAAGACATTGCCGTAGGCAGTTTGAGCATAGCGTCTCAACTTACGGAGCGTCATTTGATCGACGAGTATCGTTTTGTGGTCCATCCGGTTATTGCCGGAAAGGGGCCGCGATTATTTGATACGGCGAGGTTAGAGGAAACGATGAAGCTTGACTTTCTTGACTCGGAAGTCTTTCCATCCGGCACCACCGCTCTTCATTACAAAAAACGGTTATGA
- a CDS encoding TAT-variant-translocated molybdopterin oxidoreductase, whose translation MDQKNFQKEKKAHWLSYDLRDKDEEVKEMQKSEFFTSPDPLIARIKSGEFDRKSFLKLMGAGVAMTSLNCIRKPVEKIVPYVDLNKADENAQYDFVKHGHSYYYASVFAGTGILVKARDGRPLKLEGNPDHPVSQGALSAAGQAAIFDLYDPDRAQNPATIEGGIEVKSDWATVDAKVKAALSANKGKTVVVTKPLDSPSTKSIIGDFLRTVGGGKHYEISLTSAEEVVSKGQAASYGKALVPNYHFDLANVILSIDCDFMGNWLSPEEHQKDFSKRRNLRDGAKDVNFFVAAESIPTMSGSNADLRLPIRPGDQTKLALAIAAALGELGANTKDALGGESVASLAGSLGVSEENIRKTAKALWSNKGKSLVVAGSLAASTKDAVDLQILVNLLNSVLENDGKTVDHSSPKKEGLADYSGNLNSLAAELKSTKVGVLFVNDVNFVYQAGEEWKNLLHQAALVVSLSDRADETALASNVLATTTHFLESWGDSEVTKGIFSIQQPAIRPLFNARSFEDSLIAFAGGSLGGESSFYEYVKNSWTKKLGSKQRWEDLLRAGTTLKASERKKSAGSSRNFNRSSLKKIESASAGLKLALYETSAIGDGRAANNAQLQELPDPVTKVTWDNYILLSPALAKEKGISSNDVLVLKTATQSIELPAQIQPGMHKEAIGIAVGYGRTAAGAVGTGVGKNAYVLSEKGIYSGITITSLEKTGKTYKLACTQHHHMLSPGFSYPDRPIVQSTTIEEYRKDPASGKAPSEIPKILKDGKLVNATGANPTYAYPGYKWGMSIDLSSCTGCGSCVIACQVENNIPVVGRDEVRVGREMHWLRIDRYYIGEPDQPETLQVAHQPMLCQQCDNAPCETVCPVLATVHSSEGINDMVYNRCVGTRYCSNNCPYKVRRFNWMQHWYNGAEGSKAPRYLGLNPEVAVRGRGVMEKCNFCSHRIAEAKIAAKNEGRVLKDGEVKTACQQSCAADAISFGNTNDKSSEVAKLSSGPRSFRVLEYLNVGPQVAYLTRVRSSI comes from the coding sequence ATGGATCAAAAAAATTTCCAAAAAGAAAAGAAGGCTCACTGGCTGTCTTACGATCTTAGAGACAAAGACGAAGAAGTCAAAGAGATGCAGAAATCCGAATTCTTCACTTCTCCCGATCCTTTGATCGCGAGAATCAAATCCGGAGAATTCGATCGTAAATCCTTTTTAAAACTCATGGGCGCGGGAGTCGCGATGACTTCCTTAAACTGTATCCGCAAACCGGTTGAGAAGATCGTTCCTTACGTGGATCTCAACAAAGCGGACGAGAACGCTCAATACGATTTCGTGAAACACGGACATTCTTACTACTACGCTTCCGTTTTTGCGGGAACCGGTATTCTTGTAAAAGCAAGAGACGGCCGTCCTTTAAAACTCGAAGGGAATCCGGATCACCCGGTTTCTCAAGGCGCGTTGAGCGCAGCGGGTCAAGCGGCTATCTTCGATCTTTACGATCCTGATAGAGCGCAAAACCCAGCGACCATCGAAGGCGGAATCGAAGTTAAGTCCGATTGGGCGACTGTGGATGCGAAAGTGAAAGCGGCTCTTTCCGCTAACAAAGGTAAGACGGTTGTCGTTACGAAACCTTTGGATTCTCCTTCCACAAAATCGATCATCGGCGACTTCTTAAGAACCGTCGGCGGCGGAAAACACTACGAAATCTCCCTTACTTCCGCGGAAGAGGTCGTTTCGAAAGGACAAGCCGCTTCTTATGGAAAGGCTCTGGTTCCGAACTATCACTTCGATCTCGCAAACGTGATTCTTTCCATCGATTGCGACTTCATGGGCAACTGGCTTTCCCCTGAAGAACACCAAAAGGATTTCTCCAAAAGAAGAAACCTTCGCGATGGCGCAAAAGACGTTAACTTTTTCGTAGCGGCTGAATCCATTCCTACGATGTCCGGTTCCAACGCGGATCTTCGTCTTCCGATTCGTCCCGGAGATCAAACCAAACTCGCTCTTGCGATCGCGGCGGCTCTCGGTGAACTCGGAGCGAATACGAAAGACGCTCTCGGCGGAGAAAGCGTGGCGAGCCTCGCGGGTTCTCTCGGCGTAAGCGAAGAAAACATCCGCAAAACCGCAAAGGCGCTTTGGTCGAACAAAGGAAAATCCCTCGTGGTTGCGGGAAGTCTTGCGGCTTCCACAAAAGACGCGGTGGATCTTCAAATTCTTGTAAACCTTCTCAACAGCGTTCTGGAAAACGACGGCAAAACCGTGGATCATTCCAGCCCGAAAAAAGAAGGCCTCGCGGATTATTCCGGCAATCTCAATTCTCTCGCGGCGGAACTCAAATCGACTAAGGTCGGAGTTCTTTTCGTAAACGACGTAAACTTCGTTTATCAAGCCGGAGAAGAATGGAAAAACCTTCTGCACCAAGCGGCTCTCGTCGTCAGCTTGAGCGATCGTGCGGACGAGACTGCGCTTGCGTCTAATGTTCTCGCGACTACGACTCACTTCCTCGAATCCTGGGGAGACAGCGAAGTTACGAAGGGAATTTTCTCCATTCAACAACCTGCGATTCGTCCCCTCTTCAATGCTCGTTCGTTCGAAGACAGCTTGATCGCTTTTGCGGGCGGCTCACTCGGCGGAGAATCCAGCTTTTACGAATACGTAAAAAATTCTTGGACCAAAAAACTCGGTTCGAAACAAAGATGGGAAGACCTCTTAAGAGCGGGAACTACGCTCAAGGCTTCCGAGCGTAAGAAGTCTGCCGGTTCTTCCAGAAACTTCAACCGTTCTTCTTTGAAAAAGATCGAATCCGCTTCCGCCGGTCTCAAACTCGCGTTGTATGAAACATCCGCGATCGGAGACGGTAGAGCGGCGAACAACGCTCAACTTCAAGAACTTCCGGACCCGGTAACCAAAGTTACTTGGGACAACTACATCCTGCTTTCTCCGGCTCTTGCAAAAGAGAAGGGGATTTCTTCCAACGACGTTCTCGTTCTGAAAACCGCAACGCAGTCCATCGAACTTCCTGCGCAAATCCAACCGGGTATGCACAAAGAAGCGATCGGGATCGCGGTAGGTTACGGTAGAACGGCGGCGGGTGCGGTCGGAACCGGAGTCGGTAAGAATGCGTATGTTCTTTCCGAAAAAGGAATCTATTCCGGTATCACAATCACTTCCCTTGAAAAAACGGGAAAAACGTATAAATTAGCCTGCACGCAGCACCACCACATGTTGTCTCCGGGTTTCAGCTATCCGGATCGTCCGATCGTTCAATCGACTACGATCGAAGAATATCGCAAAGACCCTGCTTCCGGCAAGGCTCCTTCCGAAATTCCAAAGATCCTGAAAGACGGAAAACTCGTAAACGCTACGGGTGCAAATCCTACTTACGCTTACCCAGGTTACAAATGGGGAATGAGCATCGACCTTTCCTCTTGCACTGGTTGCGGTTCTTGCGTGATCGCTTGCCAAGTGGAGAACAACATTCCGGTCGTAGGCCGTGATGAAGTTCGCGTAGGTCGCGAAATGCACTGGCTCCGAATCGACCGTTACTACATCGGCGAGCCGGATCAACCCGAAACTCTTCAAGTCGCTCACCAGCCTATGCTTTGCCAGCAGTGCGACAACGCTCCTTGTGAAACCGTTTGTCCGGTTCTTGCAACCGTTCACAGTTCCGAAGGGATCAACGACATGGTTTACAACCGTTGCGTGGGAACTCGTTACTGCTCGAACAACTGTCCTTACAAAGTGAGACGTTTTAACTGGATGCAGCACTGGTATAACGGAGCGGAAGGTTCCAAAGCTCCTCGTTACTTGGGACTCAATCCAGAGGTTGCGGTTCGCGGTCGCGGGGTTATGGAAAAATGTAACTTCTGCTCTCATAGAATTGCGGAAGCGAAGATCGCGGCTAAAAACGAAGGCCGTGTTCTGAAAGACGGCGAAGTGAAAACCGCATGCCAGCAAAGCTGTGCGGCGGATGCAATCAGCTTTGGTAACACGAACGATAAGAGTTCGGAAGTTGCAAAACTTTCCTCCGGACCAAGATCCTTCCGTGTCCTCGAATATCTGAACGTCGGTCCTCAGGTGGCTTACCTGACCCGGGTCAGAAGCTCAATTTAA
- a CDS encoding c-type cytochrome, whose amino-acid sequence MKYYKNLSLTGQNLAAFGFSVLENISLKTRCKSLIFLLAAVLFWNCESKTPPLEYFPDMADSPAREAQEEDPIARDGAASRIPPKGAVPVGYYPYEYLGLDVTQLPNKGLSNPFKNDLANLQKGEAKYQTYCSPCHGVRGAGNGTIVGPAPRIGFPVPAVISPKIQGYSDGQIYHVVTAGWGRMKSYASQVSPEDRWKIVLYVRKLQEYENRTKKDVARN is encoded by the coding sequence ATGAAATATTATAAGAACCTGTCCCTGACGGGACAGAACCTTGCAGCTTTCGGTTTTTCAGTTTTAGAAAACATAAGCCTAAAGACTCGCTGTAAATCTCTAATTTTCCTTTTGGCCGCTGTTCTTTTCTGGAACTGCGAGTCCAAAACGCCTCCTCTGGAATACTTTCCGGATATGGCCGATTCTCCCGCAAGAGAAGCTCAGGAAGAGGATCCGATCGCACGCGACGGAGCCGCTTCTCGAATTCCTCCGAAAGGAGCGGTTCCGGTAGGATACTATCCTTACGAGTATCTCGGATTGGACGTAACTCAATTGCCGAATAAAGGACTTTCCAATCCTTTCAAAAACGATTTAGCGAATCTTCAAAAGGGAGAAGCTAAATATCAAACGTATTGCTCTCCTTGCCACGGCGTAAGAGGGGCGGGGAATGGAACCATCGTTGGTCCGGCTCCAAGAATCGGATTTCCGGTTCCTGCCGTGATTTCTCCTAAGATCCAAGGATATTCCGACGGACAAATCTATCACGTAGTCACTGCGGGTTGGGGAAGAATGAAAAGCTACGCTTCTCAAGTTTCTCCCGAAGACCGCTGGAAGATCGTTCTCTACGTGAGAAAACTCCAGGAATACGAGAACAGAACAAAAAAAGACGTGGCTAGGAATTAA
- the nrfD gene encoding NrfD/PsrC family molybdoenzyme membrane anchor subunit: MSNAVKEALDIQPLVTGGKSVRDVTEDILRPVEAFPTSLWWKAFLLVLTITVIDLGIIGYLMWEGLYILGINNPVAWGFFIVNFVFWIGIGHAGTLISAVLYLFRQEWRTGINRAAEAMTIFAVLTAASNLIIHIGRPWVGFWLFPYPNERGPLWVNFRSPLIWDTFAVSTYLTISLVFWYIGLIPDIAAVRDRSKGEMKRKIYDVLSLGWVGSNKAWSHLEMVAMILAALSTPLVLSVHTIVSFDFAVSILPGWHTTIFPPYFVAGAIFSGFAMVVTLMVIAREVFNLKDYITMKHLENMNKVIMVTGLIVGLAYSTEFFMAWYSGNEYEGFTFVNRAFGPYGWAYFIMFSCNVFSPQVFWWKKLRTNIPVMFIISIIVNIGMWFERYVIVMTTHADFLPSSWDMYIPTVYDFMMLIGTFGIFFTLFLLFCRIMPVIAVAEVKTVMPHKDGGHH, from the coding sequence ATGTCCAACGCAGTCAAAGAAGCCCTGGATATCCAGCCTCTCGTAACCGGCGGTAAGTCGGTTCGGGACGTTACCGAGGATATCTTAAGACCCGTCGAAGCGTTCCCCACTTCTTTGTGGTGGAAGGCTTTCCTTCTGGTTCTTACCATTACCGTTATCGACTTAGGTATCATCGGATACCTGATGTGGGAAGGTCTCTACATTCTCGGGATCAACAATCCCGTGGCTTGGGGATTCTTCATCGTAAACTTCGTATTCTGGATCGGGATCGGTCACGCCGGAACCCTGATTTCAGCCGTTCTTTATCTGTTTCGTCAAGAATGGAGAACCGGGATCAACCGTGCCGCAGAAGCGATGACGATCTTCGCGGTGTTAACGGCGGCTTCCAACCTGATCATCCACATCGGAAGACCTTGGGTGGGATTCTGGTTATTCCCTTATCCGAACGAAAGAGGCCCTCTTTGGGTTAACTTCCGTTCTCCTCTGATTTGGGATACGTTCGCGGTTTCGACCTACTTAACGATCTCTCTCGTGTTCTGGTATATCGGTTTGATTCCGGATATCGCGGCCGTAAGAGACCGTTCCAAAGGAGAAATGAAACGTAAAATCTACGACGTTCTTTCTCTCGGTTGGGTAGGTTCCAACAAAGCTTGGTCTCACCTCGAAATGGTGGCGATGATCCTCGCGGCTCTTTCCACTCCTCTGGTTCTTTCGGTTCACACGATCGTATCCTTCGACTTCGCGGTTTCGATCCTTCCGGGTTGGCACACGACGATCTTCCCTCCCTACTTCGTTGCAGGGGCGATCTTTTCCGGGTTTGCGATGGTTGTGACTCTGATGGTGATCGCAAGAGAAGTTTTCAATCTGAAAGATTACATCACCATGAAACACTTGGAAAACATGAACAAGGTCATCATGGTAACCGGTTTGATCGTGGGTCTCGCTTACTCCACCGAGTTCTTCATGGCTTGGTATTCCGGTAACGAATACGAAGGTTTTACTTTCGTAAACAGAGCTTTCGGTCCTTACGGCTGGGCTTACTTCATCATGTTCAGCTGTAACGTGTTTTCTCCGCAGGTATTCTGGTGGAAAAAACTCAGAACCAATATTCCGGTCATGTTTATCATCTCCATCATCGTAAACATCGGGATGTGGTTCGAAAGATACGTGATCGTTATGACGACTCACGCGGACTTCCTTCCTTCCAGCTGGGATATGTATATCCCAACCGTTTACGACTTTATGATGCTCATCGGAACGTTCGGAATCTTCTTCACGTTGTTCCTTCTGTTCTGTAGAATCATGCCGGTCATCGCGGTTGCGGAAGTTAAAACCGTTATGCCTCACAAAGACGGAGGACACCACTGA
- a CDS encoding endonuclease/exonuclease/phosphatase family protein, whose translation MQKSFLSFLGRILPYLLLFFAPLLTAEPLKEHNFHLRIASFNAMFLYDEIGDEKKSPKGRIPRKESDFEKIKTHLSKIDPDVIALQEVENEEAIRKILPASFSCSLSKKISGYDQRVGVCWKNKFRVTDAAHYSALSLKPGLRSGVEVTLSIGKKDYSFLSVHLKAGNSKRDKNLRSKQLLVLNEILKTKENYFLLGDMNSPLGTDHRSWNLLSQGLNLKNPGRYAKQRCWDHKDLIDLILTDVSIGDSKLVPVPFAEDDGAFDGVPANESGLSDHCPVVLDVKLEG comes from the coding sequence ATGCAAAAAAGCTTCCTCTCATTCTTAGGGAGAATTCTTCCGTATCTTCTTCTTTTTTTTGCACCGCTCCTTACTGCGGAACCGCTCAAGGAACACAATTTTCATCTGAGAATCGCGAGTTTCAACGCGATGTTTCTCTATGATGAGATCGGAGACGAGAAAAAATCGCCGAAAGGAAGAATTCCTAGAAAAGAATCCGACTTCGAAAAAATCAAAACGCACCTTTCCAAGATCGATCCCGATGTAATCGCGCTCCAAGAAGTGGAAAACGAAGAAGCGATCCGAAAAATTCTCCCTGCTTCCTTCTCCTGTTCCCTATCAAAGAAAATCTCAGGATACGATCAAAGGGTCGGAGTCTGCTGGAAAAACAAATTTCGCGTAACGGATGCGGCCCACTACTCCGCTCTTTCCCTAAAGCCCGGATTGAGGAGCGGAGTGGAAGTGACTCTTTCCATCGGAAAGAAAGATTATTCCTTTCTGAGCGTTCATCTCAAAGCCGGAAATTCCAAGAGAGACAAAAATCTTAGATCGAAACAACTGCTCGTCTTAAACGAAATTTTAAAAACAAAAGAGAACTATTTTCTTCTGGGGGATATGAATTCTCCCCTCGGAACGGATCATCGATCCTGGAATCTTCTATCCCAAGGTCTGAATTTGAAGAATCCGGGACGTTATGCGAAACAGAGATGCTGGGATCACAAGGATTTGATCGATTTGATCTTAACGGACGTTTCGATCGGAGATTCGAAATTGGTTCCGGTTCCGTTTGCGGAAGACGACGGAGCGTTCGACGGAGTTCCCGCAAACGAAAGCGGCCTGTCCGATCATTGTCCGGTTGTATTGGACGTTAAGTTGGAAGGATAG
- a CDS encoding cytochrome c3 family protein, whose protein sequence is MNNRALKLSVPLIALAAVAYLIFSPSKYVGYAPDQPIPFNHKIHAGDNKIDCKYCHTGVETSAHATVPSSSTCMNCHSLVATSKPLIKKLAKSYNDNKPIEWIKVHDMPDHVQFNHSRHISRGVDCSQCHGNVAEMVKVKQVASLNMGYCVDCHRENNAPTDCSTCHR, encoded by the coding sequence ATGAATAACAGAGCACTGAAACTTTCGGTACCGCTCATTGCCCTCGCGGCCGTAGCGTATCTGATTTTCTCTCCCTCCAAGTATGTTGGGTATGCGCCCGATCAGCCTATACCCTTTAATCACAAGATACATGCCGGAGACAATAAGATAGACTGTAAATACTGTCACACCGGGGTAGAAACCTCAGCACACGCCACAGTCCCATCCTCTTCCACTTGCATGAACTGCCACTCTCTCGTTGCAACCTCCAAACCTCTGATCAAGAAACTCGCTAAGTCGTATAACGACAATAAGCCGATCGAATGGATTAAGGTTCATGACATGCCAGATCACGTTCAGTTCAATCACTCTCGTCACATTTCGAGAGGAGTGGATTGTTCTCAGTGTCACGGTAACGTAGCGGAGATGGTGAAAGTAAAACAGGTAGCATCCTTAAACATGGGATACTGCGTGGATTGTCACAGAGAGAACAACGCTCCGACAGATTGTTCCACCTGCCACAGATAA
- a CDS encoding epoxide hydrolase family protein: protein MIKNNSILPFTIRIPDEEIQFLKTRLTQTRWAPPIEKNDWVDGTDASYLKELIDYWAKDYDWRSRETILNRFDHFVATIDGTKIHFIYAKGKGKNPVPLLLLQGWPSSFIQMLDIIPLLTEARDDETPTFDVVAASLPGYLFSEIPAQHGMSFATIADLMHKLMTEELGYQKYAARGSDQGALVQQQLGLKYPKNLIGLHRTGITPFLNPLPEDLSEEEIVYQQKVSSWARMETAYASLQALRPETLTPALADSPVALASWVIEKFQRWGDCNGNPDQHFGRDRLLDNLSLHWFNGAGAASIRLYREAVRNPGLSGKVEVPTAILMPLRDGITVPAPKRWAERFYNIQRWTIMEHGGHFAEWEAPKEVANDIRRFFQSIL, encoded by the coding sequence ATGATAAAAAACAATTCCATCTTACCATTTACAATTCGAATTCCGGACGAGGAAATTCAATTCCTAAAAACCCGTTTAACACAAACTCGTTGGGCGCCTCCTATAGAAAAAAACGATTGGGTGGATGGAACGGACGCATCCTATCTCAAAGAACTGATCGACTACTGGGCCAAAGATTACGATTGGCGTTCACGCGAAACGATCCTCAATCGTTTCGATCACTTCGTCGCAACGATTGATGGAACCAAAATACATTTTATTTATGCGAAAGGGAAAGGAAAGAATCCAGTTCCGCTTCTACTGCTCCAAGGTTGGCCGAGCAGCTTCATTCAAATGTTGGATATCATCCCGCTCCTTACGGAAGCGAGAGACGACGAAACTCCGACCTTTGACGTAGTAGCGGCTTCTTTGCCGGGATATTTATTTTCAGAGATTCCCGCTCAACACGGAATGAGTTTCGCGACCATCGCGGATCTTATGCATAAACTGATGACCGAAGAACTCGGTTATCAAAAATACGCCGCGCGTGGTTCGGATCAAGGCGCTTTAGTTCAGCAACAGCTCGGATTAAAATATCCGAAGAATTTAATCGGATTGCATAGAACCGGAATCACCCCGTTTTTAAATCCGTTACCCGAAGATCTTTCCGAAGAAGAAATCGTTTATCAGCAAAAAGTTTCTTCCTGGGCGAGAATGGAAACCGCCTATGCAAGTCTGCAAGCGTTGCGTCCGGAAACGTTGACTCCGGCCTTGGCGGATTCTCCTGTCGCCTTAGCAAGTTGGGTCATCGAGAAATTCCAGAGATGGGGAGATTGTAACGGGAATCCGGATCAACATTTTGGAAGAGATAGACTACTCGATAATCTTTCGCTTCATTGGTTCAACGGCGCAGGCGCCGCTTCGATTCGACTCTATCGAGAAGCCGTTAGAAATCCGGGATTGAGCGGAAAAGTCGAAGTACCGACAGCGATTCTTATGCCGCTGCGAGACGGAATCACGGTACCGGCGCCAAAAAGATGGGCAGAACGTTTTTATAATATTCAACGCTGGACGATCATGGAACACGGCGGTCACTTCGCAGAATGGGAAGCTCCGAAAGAAGTGGCCAACGATATACGCCGTTTCTTTCAGTCGATCCTGTGA
- the lsa16 gene encoding E-cadherin-binding lipoprotein adhesin Lsa16 produces the protein MKKNLKLTVLLISAALFLGACSKLAQVTNHKNCDPSLVNPSLEPTVPIFAEADATSAVKERITPGSVVRVYDYRNHEANAKLFVRVKTEKTEGWINPRCLVVGQDPEKSVFTWGYRKDYIHFYNPEDHEHYPNGYEFPEYASLPKDKVPLAELAPELKK, from the coding sequence ATGAAAAAGAATCTAAAACTGACAGTTCTCTTAATAAGCGCGGCTCTCTTTTTGGGAGCTTGCTCTAAACTCGCGCAAGTCACCAATCATAAGAATTGCGATCCATCCTTAGTGAATCCTTCTCTGGAACCTACGGTTCCGATTTTCGCGGAAGCCGATGCGACTTCAGCGGTTAAAGAAAGAATCACTCCCGGTTCCGTGGTGAGAGTATATGACTATAGAAACCACGAAGCGAACGCGAAACTTTTCGTTCGCGTTAAGACTGAAAAAACCGAAGGCTGGATCAATCCTCGTTGTTTAGTGGTGGGACAGGATCCTGAAAAATCCGTTTTCACTTGGGGATACCGCAAGGACTACATTCACTTTTACAATCCTGAAGATCACGAGCACTATCCGAACGGATACGAATTCCCGGAATATGCTTCTCTTCCAAAGGATAAGGTTCCATTGGCAGAACTTGCTCCGGAACTGAAAAAGTAA
- a CDS encoding ArsR/SmtB family transcription factor has product MVELLKKEQKLDRVFAALSDHSRRQMLVRLRKGSLTISELAEPFSMSFAGVAKHIDVLAAAGLVRKVRTPEDGRSIRLELQNRSLSDAFAWLTYHQEFWNNKLDKLEAFIKEQDDDHTRPKNRKKN; this is encoded by the coding sequence ATGGTTGAATTGTTAAAAAAGGAACAGAAACTCGACCGGGTATTTGCCGCGCTCTCGGACCATTCTAGGCGCCAAATGCTGGTACGTTTACGAAAAGGTTCGCTCACCATCTCGGAACTTGCGGAGCCCTTCTCTATGTCCTTTGCGGGCGTTGCAAAGCATATCGATGTTCTGGCAGCCGCAGGACTTGTCCGCAAGGTGCGCACGCCGGAAGACGGGCGAAGCATTCGATTGGAATTGCAAAACCGTTCTCTTTCGGACGCGTTCGCTTGGCTTACCTATCATCAGGAATTCTGGAACAACAAATTGGATAAATTGGAAGCATTCATAAAGGAGCAAGACGATGACCACACCCGTCCTAAAAATAGAAAAAAAAATTAG
- a CDS encoding DUF3341 domain-containing protein has translation MYKPHKEQFHTFEETSSGVFGLFDSPAEIISAAQKTKEKNYTNFDCFTPYPVHGLDDAMGVPRSGLPWVTFFMGLFGCTVGFGMQYLTHKFDWPINISGKNLNAWFAYIPITFEFTVFMAGVGTAAAMFFLTRLPKINRRVLHPDITTDKFALWIPSSSKGYKEDEVVSFIKGLGGKNVEVVK, from the coding sequence ATGTATAAACCTCATAAAGAACAATTTCATACGTTCGAAGAAACAAGCTCGGGAGTATTCGGGCTTTTCGATAGCCCCGCGGAGATTATCTCTGCGGCGCAAAAAACCAAAGAGAAGAATTACACGAACTTCGATTGTTTCACTCCGTATCCGGTTCACGGATTGGACGACGCGATGGGAGTTCCCCGTTCCGGTCTTCCTTGGGTGACATTCTTCATGGGACTTTTCGGATGCACCGTAGGTTTCGGAATGCAGTATCTGACTCACAAGTTCGATTGGCCCATCAACATCTCCGGAAAGAATCTGAACGCTTGGTTCGCGTATATCCCGATCACGTTCGAATTCACCGTGTTTATGGCCGGTGTGGGAACGGCTGCGGCGATGTTCTTTTTAACCAGACTTCCGAAAATCAATCGGAGAGTTCTGCATCCGGACATCACTACGGACAAGTTCGCACTCTGGATTCCTTCCTCTTCCAAAGGTTATAAGGAAGACGAAGTCGTAAGCTTTATCAAGGGTCTCGGCGGAAAGAACGTCGAGGTTGTGAAATAG
- a CDS encoding SRPBCC family protein, translated as MQEKEFSSWFLSGDEIGIESVTIDPRPGGKFRIDMTLDGKVLPHEGEYITIDEPTKLVFTWRSHATGHRETLVTVTFTALPSVTITGPNGVKNKPQTLVTLTHERLADRKEIEMHHGGWTSILNGLELWHVSKD; from the coding sequence TTGCAGGAGAAAGAATTTTCGAGCTGGTTCCTATCCGGCGATGAAATCGGAATCGAATCGGTAACGATCGATCCGCGACCGGGCGGAAAGTTCCGTATCGACATGACTCTGGACGGCAAAGTCTTACCTCACGAAGGGGAATACATCACGATCGATGAACCAACGAAGCTCGTTTTCACGTGGCGGTCGCACGCGACAGGCCATCGTGAAACGTTAGTCACCGTTACATTCACCGCATTGCCGTCCGTGACGATTACCGGTCCGAACGGCGTGAAAAACAAACCGCAGACTCTGGTTACACTGACTCACGAACGACTAGCGGATCGAAAAGAAATTGAAATGCATCACGGAGGTTGGACGAGCATTCTAAACGGCCTTGAACTTTGGCACGTGAGCAAAGATTAA